One window of the Aquila chrysaetos chrysaetos chromosome 8, bAquChr1.4, whole genome shotgun sequence genome contains the following:
- the CCN2 gene encoding CCN family member 2, producing the protein MAPASFAVALLLALLSPEAQGQECSGQCQCGAGPGPTCPAGVSLVPDGCGCCRVCAKQLGELCTERDPCDHHKGLFCDFGSPANRRIGVCTARDGAPCVFGGMVYRSGESFQSSCKYQCTCLDGAVGCVPLCSMDVLLPSPDCPYPRRVKLPGKCCEEWVCDEAKEQTAVGPALAAYRLEDTYGPDPTMMRANCLVQTTEWSACSKTCGMGISTRVTNDNAFCRLEKQSRLCMVRPCEADLEENIKKGKKCIRTPKISKPIKFELSGCTSVKTYRAKFCGVCTDGRCCTPHRTATLPVEFKCPDGEIMKRKMMFIKTCACHYNCPGDNDIFESLYYRKMYGDMA; encoded by the exons ATGGCCCCCGCCAGCTTCGCCGTAGCCCTTCTCCTCGCCCTCCTCAGCCCG GAGGCGCAGGGCCAGGAGTGCAGCGGGCAGTGCCAGTGCggcgcggggcccggccccACCTGCCCCGCCGGCGTCTCCCTGGTGCCCGACGGCTGCGGCTGCTGCCGCGTCTGCGCCAAGCAGCTGGGCGAGCTCTGCACCGAGCGCGACCCCTGCGACCACCACAAGGGACTCTTCTGCGACTTCGGCTCCCCCGCCAACCGCAGGATCGGCGTCTGCACCG CTCGGGACGGAGCCCCGTGCGTCTTCGGCGGCATGGTGTACCGGAGCGGGGAGTCCTTCCAGAGCAGCTGCAAGTACCAGTGCACCTGCCTGGACGGGGCGGTGGGCTGCGTGCCCCTCTGCAGCATGGACgtcctcctgcccagccccgaCTGCCCCTACCCGCGCCGGGTGAAGCTCCCTGGCAAGTGCTGCGAGGAGTGGGTCTGCGACGAGGCCAAAGAGCAGACCGCCGTGGGACCTGCTCTCGCTG CCTACAGACTGGAAGACACTTATGGTCCAGACCCGACAATGATGCGTGCCAACTGCCTGGTTCAGACCACGGAATGGAGTGCTTGCTCCAAGACCTGTGGCATGGGCATCTCAACCAGGGTCACCAATGATAATGCCTTCTGCAGACTTGAGAAACAGAGCAGACTCTGCATGGTCAGACCTTGCGAAGCAGACCTGGAAGAGAACATCAAG aaaggcaaaaagtgCATTCGCACCCCCAAAATCTCCAAGCCCATCAAGTTTGAGCTGTCTGGCTGCACCAGCGTGAAGACCTACAGAGCTAAGTTCTGTGGTGTCTGCACTGACGGGCGCTGCTGCACACCCCACAGAACAGCCACCCTCCCCGTGGAGTTCAAGTGCCCTGACGGGGAGatcatgaaaaggaaaatgatgttCATCAAGACCTGTGCGTGCCACTACAACTGCCCGGGAGACAATGACATCTTTGAGTCTCTGTACTACAGAAAGATGTATGGAGACATGGCATAA